A genomic region of Pseudobacteriovorax antillogorgiicola contains the following coding sequences:
- a CDS encoding GDYXXLXY domain-containing protein: MNRAAKVVILTMPGLIYLGMWVMHLEKQIAEGTQAYIEVAGYDPRDLFSGHYIQYRLVLDKQRNLCEDDRVLNCICLKSKAESETFPEPLPLLVADWNKTCASKPACSTFLKGKCQGNSFLAGVERFYIPEIYQDDLARLPEPSFIKVSLLPDGRAIARDLLIHRKSFKELNLEK; this comes from the coding sequence ATGAATAGAGCGGCCAAAGTCGTTATCTTGACCATGCCTGGATTGATATATTTAGGGATGTGGGTCATGCACTTAGAAAAACAAATTGCCGAAGGCACTCAGGCATATATTGAAGTTGCTGGCTACGATCCTAGAGACCTTTTCTCAGGGCACTATATTCAGTATAGGCTTGTTTTAGATAAACAAAGAAATTTATGTGAAGATGATAGAGTTCTAAACTGCATCTGTCTCAAATCTAAGGCCGAATCTGAAACTTTTCCGGAACCCCTTCCCCTACTGGTAGCAGATTGGAATAAAACGTGTGCATCAAAGCCTGCTTGTTCAACTTTCCTAAAGGGCAAATGTCAAGGTAATAGCTTCTTAGCCGGTGTTGAAAGATTTTACATCCCAGAAATCTACCAAGATGACCTTGCCCGTCTTCCCGAACCGAGCTTTATTAAAGTCTCCCTTTTGCCAGATGGTCGCGCGATTGCAAGGGATTTATTGATTCACCGCAAGAGTTTTAAAGAGTTGAACCTAGAGAAGTGA